One Pseudomonas sp. MH9.2 DNA segment encodes these proteins:
- the ccmI gene encoding c-type cytochrome biogenesis protein CcmI gives MIDFWLAAGLLLLVALSFLLIPVLRGGRRAQSEEDRTALNVALYQERLAELQDQQEEGVLSSVQMDSGRAEAARELLADTEGADIPRTSRLGKPLPLLAALLVPVLGLALYLHFGASDKVELTREFAQAPTSLDQMSNRLERAVKAQPDSAEGMYFLARTYMAQERPADAANMFERAVGLAGRQPELLGQWAQALYFAGNKQWSAQIQALTDEALKADPNEVTSLGLLGIEAFEGERYQQSIDYWKRLLAVLPAEDPSRSALEGGISRAGDRLVASGGKVAVTPTVAAKPAGSPAADNKVAGLLKVRVDLTAAVKASVQPGDSVFIFARATSGPPMPLAVKRLTVADLPAEVELADADAMMPQLKLSNFPEVQLVARVSRAGQATKGEWIGRSKPLASSTTAQQALTIDSPDQ, from the coding sequence ATGATTGATTTCTGGCTAGCTGCCGGCCTGCTGTTGCTGGTGGCCCTGAGTTTCTTGTTGATCCCTGTTCTGCGCGGCGGTCGTCGTGCGCAAAGCGAAGAGGATCGTACCGCGCTCAACGTTGCCCTGTATCAGGAACGCCTGGCCGAGCTACAAGATCAGCAGGAGGAGGGCGTGCTCTCTTCTGTGCAGATGGACAGTGGCCGTGCCGAGGCCGCCCGTGAGTTGCTGGCGGATACCGAAGGCGCCGACATCCCACGCACCTCACGCCTGGGTAAGCCCTTGCCGTTGCTGGCTGCGTTGCTGGTACCGGTATTGGGTTTGGCGCTGTATCTGCATTTCGGTGCCAGCGACAAGGTCGAACTGACTCGCGAGTTTGCCCAGGCGCCGACATCACTGGATCAAATGTCCAATCGTTTGGAGCGCGCGGTAAAAGCCCAGCCGGATTCGGCCGAAGGCATGTACTTCCTCGCCCGCACCTACATGGCTCAGGAGCGTCCAGCCGATGCAGCGAACATGTTCGAACGTGCCGTGGGGTTGGCCGGACGTCAGCCGGAACTGCTCGGACAGTGGGCTCAGGCGCTGTATTTTGCGGGCAACAAGCAATGGTCGGCGCAGATTCAGGCCCTGACCGATGAAGCACTCAAAGCTGATCCTAACGAAGTCACCAGCCTGGGGCTGTTGGGGATCGAGGCATTTGAAGGCGAGCGTTATCAGCAATCTATCGATTACTGGAAGCGTCTGTTGGCTGTACTGCCTGCCGAAGACCCTTCCCGTTCTGCGCTCGAAGGCGGTATCTCACGTGCCGGTGACAGGTTGGTGGCGAGCGGCGGCAAAGTCGCCGTGACACCGACAGTTGCTGCAAAACCAGCGGGTTCCCCAGCGGCCGACAACAAGGTCGCCGGGTTACTCAAGGTTCGTGTCGATCTGACGGCAGCAGTCAAAGCCAGCGTCCAGCCGGGTGATAGCGTGTTCATTTTTGCTCGCGCGACCTCAGGCCCACCGATGCCGCTGGCCGTCAAACGCCTGACCGTGGCGGACCTGCCGGCCGAAGTCGAATTGGCTGATGCCGATGCAATGATGCCGCAACTGAAACTGTCGAACTTTCCGGAAGTCCAACTGGTTGCACGGGTGTCCCGTGCCGGTCAGGCGACCAAGGGTGAGTGGATCGGTCGCAGCAAACCACTGGCCAGCAGCACCACGGCCCAGCAAGCATTGACCATCGACAGTCCAGATCAGTAG
- a CDS encoding heme lyase CcmF/NrfE family subunit: MIPELGHLAMILALCFAIVQAVVPLIGAWRGDRLWMSLAQPAAWGQFAFLVFSFACLTYSFMTDDFSVGYVANNSNSALPWYFKFSAVWGAHEGSLLLWALILGGWTFAVSIFSRQLPQVMLARVLAVMGMISVGFLLFLILTSNPFSRILPQIPADGRDLNPLLQDIGLIVHPPMLYMGYVGFSVAFAFAIAALLGGRLDAAWARWSRPWTIVAWAFLGIGITLGSWWAYYELGWGGWWFWDPVENASFMPWLVGTALIHSLAVTEKRGVFKSWTVLLAIAAFSLSLLGTFLVRSGVLTSVHAFASDPARGVFILIFLLTVVGGSLTLFAFRAPVVKSHVGFALWSRETLLLGNNLVLVVAASMILLGTLYPLVLDALTGAKMSVGPPYFNALFVPLMALLMVVMAVGMVVRWKDTPVKWLVSMLAPVLVGSAILAIVACFVLGDFQWAVLATFMLAAWVLLAGVRDLLDKTRHKGLIKGARSLTRSYWGMQVAHIGIAICALGVVLSSQNSAERDLRMAPGESMELGGYMFVFEGAKHVQGPNYTSDKGTIRVLENGKEVTVLHPEKRLYTVQQSMMTEAGIDAGFSRDLYVALGESLGDGAWAVRVHVKPFVRWIWFGGLFTGFGGLLAAADRRYRVKVKSKVRDALGLSGAAV, translated from the coding sequence ATGATTCCCGAACTCGGCCATCTGGCCATGATTCTGGCGCTGTGCTTTGCCATCGTGCAGGCAGTCGTGCCGTTGATCGGTGCCTGGCGCGGCGATCGTCTTTGGATGAGCCTGGCCCAACCGGCCGCTTGGGGGCAGTTCGCTTTCCTCGTATTCTCCTTCGCCTGCCTGACCTACTCGTTCATGACCGATGATTTCTCAGTCGGTTATGTGGCCAATAACTCTAACAGCGCCTTGCCCTGGTATTTCAAGTTCAGCGCGGTGTGGGGTGCTCACGAAGGTTCGTTGCTGCTGTGGGCCTTGATCCTTGGCGGCTGGACCTTCGCCGTGTCGATCTTCTCCCGGCAATTGCCGCAAGTGATGCTGGCGCGTGTACTGGCGGTGATGGGCATGATCAGCGTCGGCTTCCTGCTGTTCCTGATCCTCACGTCCAACCCGTTCTCGCGCATCCTGCCGCAAATACCGGCCGACGGCCGCGATCTCAACCCGTTGCTGCAAGACATCGGTCTGATCGTGCATCCGCCGATGCTGTACATGGGCTATGTCGGTTTCTCGGTGGCCTTTGCCTTCGCCATCGCCGCCTTGCTTGGCGGACGTCTTGACGCCGCCTGGGCGCGTTGGTCGCGACCATGGACCATCGTCGCCTGGGCCTTCCTCGGCATCGGTATCACCCTCGGTTCCTGGTGGGCTTATTATGAACTTGGCTGGGGCGGCTGGTGGTTCTGGGACCCGGTGGAAAACGCTTCCTTCATGCCATGGCTGGTGGGTACTGCGTTGATCCACTCTCTGGCGGTCACGGAAAAACGTGGCGTGTTCAAAAGCTGGACCGTGTTGTTGGCGATTGCTGCGTTCTCGCTGAGCCTGCTGGGCACTTTCCTCGTGCGTTCCGGGGTGCTGACCTCGGTGCATGCGTTTGCGTCCGACCCGGCCCGTGGCGTGTTCATCCTGATCTTCTTGCTGACAGTCGTCGGCGGCTCGCTGACGCTGTTCGCCTTCCGCGCACCGGTGGTCAAAAGCCACGTGGGTTTCGCCCTGTGGTCGCGTGAAACCCTGTTGCTCGGCAACAACCTGGTGCTGGTGGTTGCTGCGTCGATGATTCTGCTGGGCACCCTGTACCCGCTGGTACTCGATGCACTGACCGGTGCCAAAATGTCGGTCGGCCCTCCGTACTTCAACGCGTTGTTCGTGCCGTTGATGGCCCTGCTGATGGTCGTGATGGCAGTCGGCATGGTGGTGCGCTGGAAGGACACGCCGGTTAAATGGCTGGTGAGCATGCTTGCACCGGTGCTGGTCGGCAGTGCCATATTGGCCATCGTTGCCTGCTTCGTACTCGGTGATTTCCAATGGGCAGTGCTGGCGACCTTCATGCTTGCGGCCTGGGTATTGCTGGCTGGCGTGCGCGACCTGCTGGACAAGACGCGGCACAAAGGCTTGATCAAAGGTGCTCGCAGCTTGACCCGTAGCTATTGGGGCATGCAAGTGGCCCACATCGGTATTGCCATCTGCGCACTGGGCGTGGTTCTGTCCAGCCAGAATAGTGCCGAGCGCGACCTGCGCATGGCGCCGGGCGAATCGATGGAGCTGGGTGGCTATATGTTTGTTTTTGAGGGTGCCAAGCATGTTCAGGGCCCGAACTATACCTCCGACAAGGGCACCATCCGTGTGCTTGAAAACGGCAAGGAAGTCACCGTCTTGCACCCGGAAAAGCGTCTGTACACCGTGCAGCAGTCGATGATGACGGAAGCAGGCATCGACGCCGGTTTCAGCCGTGATCTATACGTTGCCCTTGGCGAGTCGCTGGGCGATGGTGCCTGGGCGGTACGGGTTCACGTCAAGCCGTTTGTGCGCTGGATCTGGTTCGGTGGCCTGTTCACCGGCTTTGGCGGGCTGTTGGCCGCTGCTGACAGGCGTTACAGGGTCAAGGTCAAAAGCAAAGTGCGCGACGCGTTGGGCCTGTCTGGAGCTGCGGTATGA
- a CDS encoding heme ABC transporter permease, with translation MKASISWAWFHKLGSPKWFYGISGRMLPWLSIAAVLLIGIGLVWGLAFAPPDYQQGNSFRIIYIHVPAAMLAQSCYVMLAVCGVVGLVWKMKIADVALQCAAPIGAWMTAVALVTGAIWGKPTWGSWWVWDARLTSMLILLFLYFGLIALGQAISNRDSSAKACAVLAIVGVINIPIIKYSVEWWNTLHQGATFSLTEKPAMPAEMWLPLLFMVLGFYCFFGAVLLLRMRLEVLKREARSSWVKAEVLKSLGQVPVKGAPL, from the coding sequence ATGAAAGCGAGCATCAGTTGGGCCTGGTTCCACAAACTGGGCTCACCTAAATGGTTTTATGGCATCAGCGGGCGAATGCTGCCTTGGCTGAGCATCGCCGCCGTATTACTGATCGGCATCGGCCTGGTGTGGGGGTTGGCCTTTGCGCCGCCCGATTATCAGCAGGGCAATAGCTTTCGCATCATCTATATCCACGTCCCGGCAGCCATGCTCGCTCAGTCTTGCTACGTAATGCTCGCGGTCTGTGGTGTGGTCGGGCTCGTCTGGAAGATGAAAATTGCCGATGTCGCGCTGCAATGCGCCGCGCCCATTGGCGCCTGGATGACCGCCGTGGCACTGGTCACCGGCGCTATTTGGGGTAAACCGACATGGGGTTCGTGGTGGGTCTGGGATGCGCGACTAACGTCGATGTTAATCCTGCTGTTTCTGTACTTCGGTCTTATTGCATTGGGCCAGGCAATCAGTAACCGTGACAGCTCGGCCAAGGCCTGTGCGGTACTGGCGATTGTGGGCGTGATCAACATCCCGATCATCAAGTATTCGGTGGAGTGGTGGAACACTCTGCATCAGGGCGCGACCTTCAGCCTCACCGAGAAACCTGCGATGCCGGCCGAGATGTGGCTGCCGTTGCTGTTCATGGTGTTGGGTTTCTACTGTTTCTTTGGCGCGGTGCTGTTGCTGCGTATGCGCCTTGAAGTGCTCAAGCGCGAAGCGCGCAGCAGTTGGGTCAAGGCCGAAGTTCTGAAAAGCCTCGGTCAAGTCCCGGTCAAAGGAGCCCCGCTGTGA
- the ccmB gene encoding heme exporter protein CcmB, with amino-acid sequence MSHVFTLLVAREARLLFRRPAELANPLVFFAIVIAMFPLAVGPETQLLQTLSPGLVWVAALLSVLLSLDGLFRSDFEDGSLEQWVLSSHPLALLVLAKVLAHWAFSGLALVLLAPLLALMLGLPGECVPVLLISLLLGTPVLSLLGAVGAALTVGLKRGGLLLALLILPLYIPVLILGSGALQASLQGMPATGYLLWLGSLTALAVTLTPFAIAAGLKISVGE; translated from the coding sequence ATGAGTCACGTTTTTACCCTATTGGTCGCCCGTGAAGCGCGTCTATTATTTCGTCGCCCGGCGGAATTAGCCAACCCGCTGGTGTTTTTTGCAATTGTGATCGCCATGTTTCCGCTGGCCGTCGGCCCGGAGACTCAATTGTTGCAAACCTTGTCACCGGGATTGGTCTGGGTGGCGGCGTTATTGTCAGTCCTGCTCTCGCTTGACGGGCTGTTTCGCAGTGATTTTGAAGACGGTTCTCTGGAGCAGTGGGTCCTTTCGTCGCACCCCCTGGCTCTTCTAGTTCTGGCCAAGGTACTGGCACACTGGGCGTTTTCCGGGTTGGCGCTGGTATTGTTGGCACCGTTGCTGGCGCTGATGTTGGGTTTGCCCGGTGAATGTGTCCCTGTGTTGCTGATTTCGCTGCTGCTGGGCACACCGGTATTGAGCCTGCTGGGTGCGGTGGGCGCGGCGTTGACGGTAGGCTTGAAACGCGGTGGACTGTTGTTGGCGTTGTTGATTTTACCCCTGTACATCCCGGTATTGATCCTTGGCAGTGGCGCGTTGCAAGCGAGCCTGCAAGGGATGCCGGCAACGGGTTATCTGCTCTGGCTTGGCAGCCTGACCGCCTTGGCAGTGACCCTGACACCTTTTGCAATAGCGGCTGGGCTGAAGATCAGCGTCGGCGAATAA
- a CDS encoding DsbE family thiol:disulfide interchange protein yields MKRWILLVPLALFLGMAAFLYRGLYLDPAELPSAMIGKPFPAFSLPDVQSGKIITQADLLGKPALVNVWGTWCISCRVEHPVLNKLAGQGVVIYGVNYKDVNADALKWLKEFHNPYQINIRDDAGSLGLNLGVYGAPETFLIDSKGVIRHKYVGVIDETVWREKLAGLYQGLVDEAKP; encoded by the coding sequence ATGAAGCGCTGGATTCTGCTGGTGCCGCTTGCGCTGTTTTTGGGTATGGCGGCGTTTCTCTACCGGGGTCTGTACCTTGACCCGGCCGAACTGCCTTCAGCGATGATTGGTAAACCTTTTCCTGCGTTCTCGCTGCCGGATGTGCAGAGCGGCAAAATCATCACCCAGGCTGACTTGCTGGGCAAACCTGCCTTGGTCAACGTCTGGGGCACCTGGTGCATTTCCTGCCGTGTTGAACACCCCGTGTTGAACAAGCTGGCGGGGCAGGGCGTGGTGATTTACGGCGTCAACTACAAGGATGTGAACGCCGACGCATTGAAGTGGCTGAAGGAGTTTCACAATCCTTATCAGATAAACATTCGCGATGACGCTGGCAGTCTTGGTTTGAACCTGGGCGTGTATGGCGCACCGGAAACCTTCCTGATCGACAGCAAGGGCGTGATTCGCCACAAGTACGTCGGCGTGATCGACGAGACCGTCTGGCGTGAAAAGTTGGCTGGGTTGTATCAAGGCTTGGTCGATGAGGCCAAACCATGA
- the ccmD gene encoding heme exporter protein CcmD, which translates to MSFASFSDFLAMGHHGLYVWSAYGISLLVMALNVAWPVLARRRYLQQEARRLRWENKK; encoded by the coding sequence GTGAGTTTTGCCTCCTTCAGTGATTTTCTCGCCATGGGTCACCATGGTTTATATGTGTGGTCGGCCTATGGCATCAGCCTGTTGGTCATGGCCCTCAACGTGGCGTGGCCGGTGCTGGCGCGTCGGCGTTACCTGCAACAAGAGGCGCGACGTTTGCGCTGGGAGAATAAGAAGTGA
- the ccmE gene encoding cytochrome c maturation protein CcmE produces MNPLRKKRLLIIVAILAGVGIAVTLALNALQQNINLFYTPSQIANGEAPHDTRIRAGGMVEKGSLQRSGDSLDVRFIVTDFNKSVTITYRGILPDLFREGQGIVALGKINADGVVVADEVLAKHDEKYMPPEVTKALKDSGQSAPMTSTTPSKQG; encoded by the coding sequence GTGAATCCGCTGCGTAAAAAACGTCTGTTGATCATCGTCGCGATTCTGGCGGGGGTCGGCATTGCCGTGACCCTGGCTTTGAACGCGTTGCAGCAGAACATCAACTTGTTCTACACCCCGAGTCAGATCGCTAATGGCGAAGCGCCGCATGACACGCGCATTCGCGCAGGTGGCATGGTCGAGAAAGGATCGTTGCAACGCTCCGGCGATTCACTGGACGTCAGGTTCATCGTCACCGACTTCAACAAGTCGGTGACCATCACGTATCGCGGCATTCTTCCGGACTTGTTCCGTGAAGGGCAGGGTATCGTCGCGCTGGGGAAAATCAACGCCGATGGCGTGGTTGTCGCCGATGAAGTCCTCGCCAAACACGATGAAAAATACATGCCGCCGGAAGTGACCAAAGCGCTGAAAGACAGCGGCCAGTCGGCGCCCATGACGTCCACCACACCATCCAAACAGGGCTGA
- a CDS encoding cytochrome c-type biogenesis protein, producing MKRWLVAAVLSVGLANVAQAAIDAYEFRDEAERARYSELTKELRCPKCQNQDIADSNAPIAADLRKEIYRMLGEGQSNQQIIDFMVDRYGDFVRYKPALNSSTWLLWFGPGILLIGGVLVMGVIVMRRRGKRAEGADVLSDEERQRLDQLLDKKHE from the coding sequence ATGAAGCGTTGGTTAGTCGCAGCTGTTTTAAGTGTCGGGCTCGCTAATGTGGCGCAGGCCGCCATTGACGCCTACGAGTTTCGTGATGAAGCCGAACGCGCCCGTTATAGCGAATTGACCAAAGAGCTGCGTTGCCCTAAATGCCAGAATCAGGACATCGCCGACTCCAACGCGCCGATTGCCGCTGACCTGCGTAAAGAGATCTACCGCATGCTTGGCGAAGGCCAGAGCAATCAGCAGATCATCGACTTCATGGTCGATCGCTACGGTGACTTTGTACGCTACAAGCCGGCGCTCAATTCAAGCACCTGGCTGCTCTGGTTCGGTCCCGGGATCTTGCTGATTGGCGGCGTGCTGGTGATGGGTGTGATCGTGATGCGCCGGCGCGGCAAGCGTGCCGAAGGTGCGGACGTTCTTTCTGACGAGGAGCGTCAGCGCCTCGACCAACTGTTGGATAAAAAACACGAATGA